cttcctctgtaAATTGGGCGTTTGACCCCCCATCCCCCGGGATTTCCAAGTCCCctgggggtatggatattttctggaactataCAATCTCCCGCAAAATGCTGGAGATTTGGCATCTCTAATATGAACTTTTGGAGAGTGCGAAACCTAAACCCGCAAAAGATGGTAGGCAGAAAAAGAGCTGGATAATTGAAAACACTTACCTATCTCATAGGAAGGTATTATGAAGAATGTCAATCTCTTATATTCCTTTCCAAGGGCTTCTTTATACTCATTTAGGGTGAATTGGTTCTCTGTTCCAGGGATGCACCGGACCTCACTAAAGTCTGGGTAGAGTAGGGTATAGTCCCTTGATTCATCAAAAGTCTTGTCGAATCTCGAATGCTTTTGAATAGCACTTGCGAGAATATCTTCTTTGGAGGAAGTTGTTTTGGCACGAACAATCTGCACCTTTCCCCGGCTTCGTTTGATCATACCATCATTGCGATAAGCGAGAGCAACTTTGACCTCCACATCTTTTGGGGTCGCCTTCGTCGTTGATTTCTTGTCAGGCCTAAGTCTTTTTCTCGCGGGCTTGAAGTCCCCTCTTCGAGATTCTTCACGTTTGGCATAAAACTCTTCAAACGTCAGAGTGTCGTTTGATTTATTTGAGGAAGCAGACGATCCGGCAGATCCAAAGTTCAAACCCGATGGTCCAGGTAGACATGAGAAAACTCTAGATATCTCTTGTTGAGCCGTTTTACGAACTTCTTCTGTTATGTTACTTGTATTCGACGCCATTATGGCATAAATTGGCGGGGAAATCGATCCATGTGGTGGAGCCTAATCCCTGCGCGCGCATGTCAACCGCTGAATGCGCACGCAGATGTTTTAGTGTTTGCGGTGCGATTTGCTTCTTTTGCAGTGCGATTTTGTTTCATTTGCGGTACAATTTTGTTTCATTTGCAGTGCGATTTTGTTTCATTTGCAGTGCGATTTAGTTTAGTTTGCAGTGTGATTTTG
The sequence above is a segment of the Nematostella vectensis chromosome 2, jaNemVect1.1, whole genome shotgun sequence genome. Coding sequences within it:
- the LOC116615708 gene encoding uncharacterized protein LOC116615708 isoform X2 gives rise to the protein MASNTSNITEEVRKTAQQEISRVFSCLPGPSGLNFGSAGSSASSNKSNDTLTFEEFYAKREESRRGDFKPARKRLRPDKKSTTKATPKDVEVKVALAYRNDGMIKRSRGKVQIVRAKTTSSKEDILASAIQKHSRFDKTFDESRDYTLLYPDFSEVRCIPGTENQFTLNEYKEALGKEYKRLTFFIIPSYEIESSSDDDGGGDNDHGHDDSQSHPFKRKPTLSKSPGKAESDCNQAEWDHSQLTAQPNPVEILYPR
- the LOC116615708 gene encoding uncharacterized protein LOC116615708 isoform X1; the protein is MASNTSNITEEVRKTAQQEISRVFSCLPGPSGLNFGSAGSSASSNKSNDTLTFEEFYAKREESRRGDFKPARKRLRPDKKSTTKATPKDVEVKVALAYRNDGMIKRSRGKVQIVRAKTTSSKEDILASAIQKHSRFDKTFDESRDYTLLYPDFSEVRCIPGTENQFTLNEYKEALGKEYKRLTFFIIPSYEIESSSDDDGGGDNDHGHDDSQSHPFKRKPTLSKSPGKAESDCNQAEWDHSQLTAQPNPVESNLYTFYHNMWK